The Malus domestica chromosome 17, GDT2T_hap1 genome contains the following window.
AGTGTCCGTTTCccgattttgttttatttatatttttacatttaaaTTCAGACGTTGCAATACAGTGTTTCCTGGTTCTGTTTTTTACATTTTGATTCAGACATTGCAATGCAATGTTCATTTCCTggttccttttttttcagttgaaTAGACTCCTCCATGTAAACGAAGGGCGAGAGAGTGATAGGATATACATGTTCTAACTATTTATAGGATTTAGATCATCTCATGATCAATTTTATAGGAATAGAAACGCAACGGCCGAAGCCTCTTCCCCCGCCTCTTTTTGCCCTCAACTCCTATTTATCCTTTGCACCCCCACACCCCTCCATTATTAACAAACTCCAAATTCGATTGCAAGTCATATGTGCTCGAAGTCTAATTTATTTGTTCACTATCCCTTATTGTTTTAGCTTTTTATTTgtcatctctttcttcttcatcatctttgAGATTTCTCTCTCCATAATTATGAAAAAAGATTTATGCAACCAAAAGACATTGGTTTGCACGACCCCTCTCTTTGTTGTTTCGTTAACATCATCTAAGATTTTAAAGTCAAGGGACTTGCAATTGAGGGATGTGGTAGTGGTGAGGTTGATTTTGGAGAGGgtaatgacacaccccaacccggaatgtccacttggacaCCGAATcaagttgtgctggccgacacctggagggtgacgaagtcataaagtgtagtgtagtAGAAAATGgatgtgaataaatttgaaacctaaaagtgcctaatcaAAAGAGTGTGCTGGTGAGTGGGATTGAACCCTTTTCACACgtaatgtcagagcataagacaATATAGTAAATAGGATGAAGGTTATACCATTGAAGATAACCATCTGCTGAGATTTGCCAGAATCCTTGTTTACACATAAGCACAGCTACTATACCTGTaggggtgaaaaacaaagtttagtGGGTCAGAAAATAACGTTTTGTAAAAGCCTTTTAAAAAGCATTacaacccctcgccgtaaaaccaattatagtttccaaaaatatACGTACTATGTACAATAAGAAAATACTTGTCGTGGCCTGCAAGGTCTCAAGAAATCAATAAGGCACAACTATTGTAAATAAGCACAAGGTGACCAATATCACATAATCTCGAAATAGTAAACACATTATAACGAATGCTCATCAACctatgctgacacacgagttcatacAGATAATTTCTAAAACGAACAGGACTAGGTGTAATCAATGGGCTCTactactacgatcacgtgaaggttggCACCGAATTGCGAGCACATACGAGTCGAAATTGCCTAGTGTAAtctatacgacaagactggcacctacttggatccaaggtgaatgaatggtgcggatgtgaacatatacgtgaaggactggccctggccctggcTCTAGGGCAAATACTAACATTGAGGTGCAACAATGATGAATAGGTAGCATAAATATATTCAtgccataacaattcaataattctagtcaacaagGTAACTTACCTACGCATCCAGTATGATTATTTTAGATTTTCACAACAACACAACAATTCTTGTAACATTAATTAATCATAgctataaaatataataatggTATCTCACGCATACCTATGGACCTTTAGGATTCAGAATAATTTCCTAAATTTCGTCATTTCGCTACTTCATGTAACTTTAGTCTAAGCAAGGCGTACATAGTAAATTCTTTTCAAAGTATAACTGGAAACTATCAAGTATGCAAATacttataaaaagaaatgacccactcacagatacttgtgAAGTCACATCCGTTCAAGCTAGGAAGCCGAAATCTCCGATagtaattgcacctaagcacataaagggtccaattaataaaactctatccaAACGaatgaatttgggaaaacggatgtCGGAAACGGGTGCgggacgtcgaaattagcctaggggGTCTCAgatgaaaacccaaaaaagccAACCTGAAAAGTCAATGGTCAACTTTGACGGTcaaagtcaacggtcaacgtTAACCGGGTCGGTATACAGGTCTAGGGTTTGGGTTGGACCGAGTTGGGCCTAAATGGGTTTGGGCTTGGTTGGGTCCTGGGCTTTGGCCTGCTAAGGTTTTGGGCTTGGGTCATCTAGGCTTAAGCCCAAGTTCACACAACCCAAAAGCCTGAGACCGAAAGGGTTTTGGGTCAAGGCCTTGGGCTTGAAAGCCTGACCCAATTGTTTTGGGtttcagaaagaaaaataattaaataaaaataaaactagatAGGTTGGGTTTTAAGGATAATGGGCCTAAGGCTCGGGTTTGGCCCCACCCTAAGGGCCTGTCTTTAGGGTTTGGGCTCGAAGGCCCCTTTCTTCACGAGGGAGTAAGGCTGGAGCTTGGAAAGCTCCCATCGTGTTGATCATCAACCCAAGAACTCGATTTCATTACCAAATCGAAGAGTGGGACAAAAGAAAGAGTCCCTTGCCTGAAGCTCGTTGTGAGACGGCTAGATTCGACCAAATCTTGAATCGAAAAACCTGAGGTTCGCTGGGACATTGCCGGGTTCTCCTGAGCTTCACAGAGGAGGAGGAACGAAATTATTCACACCGATGATGATGGTGGCGTTGAGATGTCGCTGGGGTGTCCTTGAGGGTGTACTGGTGTGTGGGTGTGAGAGGGCTCAGGAAAAAGGAGGTCTGAAAGTGAAAAGGAAAGTACTTGGGATAGAGAGACGAGAGAGAATTGAGAGTGACAGAGAGATGAGAGTGATAGAGAGCTAAGGGAAAAGTAGGACACGCGGCTAAATGGGAGAGGGGACCAGCAAGGATGGGTCCCACGAACATAGATAAAATGTACAATATTTAAAATATCCCTCAAGCTGCGTAGTTTCATAAAATCTTCGTTTTATCTCCAAACTGAAATCTGTTCACGCCTACACGTTCGTACTGTCGAGCACTACCAGGAAACGCTAAAAGAATATGTCATACATGTCTCTAACCAAAGGTCAACGAGAGTCAAAAACCTtgcctctaagggcatttttgtccaatcacatttttgaaatttataaaattgtaaatGTAGGGACGGGTTGTATAATAAGGTGAGGGACCTGCAATTTGTGGTTGTGGTAGTGTTGGGGCTGATTTTGAGGTGGGGTTGAatttaatttggaatttggggagTTGGTGGTTCGAGGTTGATAGCTTCGAAGTGAGAGAAAAAGAATAGTTGAGGTGAAAAGATGAAGGATAAGAGATTTTGGTCGTTGGATTTGTATCAATGGATGAGATACATCAGTCTGGAGGATCTCCACAAAATTGATCTGAAGATGATCTAAATCCATATTTATAATAGCAAGCCCATATGgcatttagagagagagagagtgagtgataTAATAGTCAAATTCTAACTATTTATAATGACGTAAAGCCTATGTGGTATTCATCATTGACATAtgcctaattaataaaaataaaaatatatcattgattaagtccaaaacaaaaatatgtcATTGATATAGGGCAATAGTAAAATTTTTATTGActtttggctaaattacctaataattaaataatatggTGAACTTATACCAACGAAAATTTCATCGAGTAAAATTATAGTGCACGACGGCACGTCAGTTGGCCAATCaggtataaaattaaaaaatagttaAAATAATAAGGCTTCTTAAATTTACCATTCAAGAAGCCTTATATTATCCTGGATTTGGAAGAACATTATTGAGCTTTAAGGATATTTGAGATAACAGTTATCATGTCGAAACCACAGAAGAGAATGGAGTGGATTATCTTTGCATAACTTCCTATGAACATGGACaaaagcgtattctagagaagatgaaaTGTCTGCCGAATGGGTTGTACTCGATGGCCATTCGAGTCGTTGAAGTAAATAGCGTGGCTGGCCCTACCTTTGTGGGCTCACCATCCTGATTATCTAGGGATGTCAATAGTTTGGTTTTGTGATGGAAATGCTATATCCATCTCCATAACCAACAAAATTAACATTCATAATCACAAATTAACCATTGGGGATTATCCATAACATACCCATTAGGTAACAGATTCCTCATCGGTTAACAGTTACATCCATCTTCatcaataccaaaaatatatattcgTTTAATTGGTGTGGAACCAAAAATATTCAccaggcgacacgtggacttttgaacgaaagatgacaaaaatacccttgaggcataccgggattcctacgcgcaaatagtgggtaatcatcctcaaccaattcaaaaataCTCCAGAAGAGGTAactaattccaaattatcttattttaggtaattatttccaaaacttaatttccctaatatattatttagttaattaattatctaaataatatattcttcccatatctcctaaaatcatcccttaattaccaatttgaaacatccactcaaacctaaaaaatggCATAGGGCCGGCTACCCCATTCAAAATCTATTCCATcaccttttttctaccttttccacctttctttcccttttaaattagccaatcaataccataaataataaaatatctcctttcatatttaattagccaattaattggctaattaaaccaaaaataaaacccaaaactcCCATCTAGGAGCCGGCCACATTCCCTctctttttccttatcttttcaTATTTCCTCCACTTCATTAGCCAAATAATGATAACCATTCAATTTAGTAACTTCCCATTTATTTCtataatattttattagccaataaagtggctaataaaaccaaaaattcacccaaaagcacacaaaggggccggcccttttcttgaaaatgtggaccaatttggtcctataaatagtcacccatttctaccaaacactcattccaaacctcttgcaaaaattccaaaacactctaaacactatttctctctaaatttctaactttggcatcggaggttcttcggccaaagcccccccccattcatcgtgggcgcgtgaggcttttggccttaacctaaggtgctagttgttttgtaggtgcaaaatcgtccaagatcgaagaggagaaaatttgcatccacaaatttgtgctttcattgagagttgtaatccatactcgtagaagactctcgtacaaaaaggttttttctttattttctagtctatttgaatatttttcatacgttcttattattagaattttttacttgcaaaggttctttgataaaacgtataagaaaaatataatgactagaaatttagaaaattccgcaAGTAAAAATTCTagtattcaagaaatgggactacggagatccatgaggcaaaatgcgacaagaaggggagcggcatcatcaccacgagcttccaccatgggaaccaccgtgatggctacctcggtagccacccgcgacgaggtccatggtgccttcaccacagccaccatgggaaccaccgcggggGCTACTTCGGTAAccgctcgtggcgaggtccatggagccttcaccacggccgccatgggaaccaccacggtggctacttcggtagccgctcgtggcgaggtctatggagccttcaccacggccgccatgggaaccaccacggtggctacttcggtagccactcatggcgaggtccatggagccttcaccacggcccgagtcgtgccatccaagtttacgtggaccaAAGCCCAAGCCTcacattcacatgcaccgcgcattaagcagcctgctcccgtgatccagcctgctcttGTAGCCCAGCCTGttcccgtgatccagcctgttcttgtagcccagcctgctccaacGATCCAGCCTGCCCCAGTGATCCAGCCTGCCCCCGCAGCCCAGCCTGTTTTCATGGTTTCCCAAGCTGCCCAAGTCCGCCCGAGacaatctcaaccatccggaccaatCATCGAGGCTGAGGcgttttcaccacatttctctgcagatttgacattccccaactcaaatctcgcacttGGAGTCAACCACCCTTTCATTGTTCAAGTAGGTGCATTCCATCCAAGTTCTTCCAATCTGAATGGCGAACAAAACTTGTCCCGACAAGTCATAaaattgacgagcgcccttgcacaataaaccaccttggtgaatcaacttttacaaCGCACTGAGATGCATCGCGCTCACGATGAAGTTTCCCGGAGTAGAACAAGGGTAGACAAGGAGCTTTTTAAACAGCGTCCTGGAAAGCAGCCATTCAACCCATCACAAGTGGAGCATTCAGACAGTGCACtctcgattgggcccccgaaatagcgtatactcccgtcttagcgcgcggaggagcgtgcactctcggttAGGCCCACGAGCAagtatacattcacggttggggccatgctttgataatcaacatgggcAACCTTCCAGGCAAAGCATTCATTCGCGATTAGGCTCATAAGGAATATCCTCCACATCACATCGGAGCAGGTAGCCTGACAAACGGAAGGAAACGATCGTTCAATCTGGCTCTAGTTCAACCCGTAGCCTGCAAAGAAAtccctcgcctgctaggaatctATCTCATCCATTGCAGCCACAGCGTAGACGAGCCGAGCGAgaagaagagcagcctagaccggtAGAAAAAGACCAAGGGCAGCCaaaagctccgctaccccaacaaaagcAAATCCAAGAAGAGGTAGAAAGGCTTTTCAATGAACGGATGCGTGATTTTCGGCGCAACGAAATGGTTGATGAGGCACTAAGGCGAAATATGACCAACATGAGCAGGTCACCTTTCGcggatgagatcgagcaggcagagcctccgcgcaagtttagcatgccacacttcacatctttcaaaggagatGGGGATCCCGAAAGACACTTGAAGCATTACCGAAATGCGATGGTCCTTTATCGGAATAATGACGcccttatgtgcaaaatattcgccactactttacaaggcgaggcgcaagattggtttcatACCTTGCCGGCACGATCCATCCagaattttgatgatctttccttggtcttcaccaaagaatactcatcttatcgatcgatcaagaagaagtccgaTCACCTGTTCAAcgtaaagaaaaacccaaaagagtcgcttcgcgattacgtgaagagattcaaagcagagaaggtgAAGATCGTCGGATGCGACAACTCGATAGCaagtgcagccttccaaaaaggactaccAGCGGACCACCCACTGTTTggagaaatgatcatgaaagaagacctaactctagcagattcctttgctctggcagaaaagcatgcgctttgggacgaggctcgacAAGCAGAAAAGGCTCCCGAACAACCTCGAAAAGAGTTGGTAGCTGCTCAAAAGAAGGATGAAAAACAACCCAACAAGGGCAGGCAGGAGTTCAAGCGCAGGGACCGACCCACGACCAAAGAAGGCCCGATGACCAACAACTATTCTAAGTTCTCAAttccgattcatcaaatccttcgtgacgtcaagaatgaaccatggttcaagttGCCGAAGCAGTCAAAaggagatacttccaagttggaccaCACTAAGTATTGTGCATTCCACCGAGGTCCCGGTCACACAACCAACGATtgctacacttggaagaactacctagagAAACTCGTGAAAGAAGGCAAAGTCAATAGATATTTGGACAAGCCAGCTGAGCAGCCAAAAAGGAATGCAGACGGAGATGATGAGCCACCAACTAAGACGATTCGAATCAATGGCATTTTCGCTGAGTCCGAGCACTTAGGGGCTACTAATAACtccaaaaagaggaagatccagcagGCCTTACTAATCTCACAAGTTCATGCAGTCGATACCTAACCTGGACCTATCATTGGCGTCACGGAGCAGGATGCAGAATGAGTCGATTTCCCACACGACGATGCATTAGTAgtatctgtccaactagcccatgctatagtcgacaggatgatggttgacaatggaagtgcggtcaacctacttcaactttcagtcattcagaagatgggcctggaaagTACAATCATACGCCGGGCAGAGGTACTTACTGGATTCAACGGACACACCTCAACTGCCATCGGTCATATCATACTTGAAGTAAAAACACCGCCAGTCGTCTCAAAACAAACATTCACGATTGTAAGCGACCCAtctccctacaatgggattcttgggagaccttggttgatcaagctggatgctgtcacttccgtcaagtatcaaaaaatcCGATTCCGCATCCCGGGAGGAGGAGTCGGAGAGATCAAGTCTGACCAGGTTTCATCCCGACGATGCACTGTGCAAATgttaaaagaaacaaagaagaaaaccTTTACCCCCGTAGAGGTTACCGAAGTTCAAAAGGGCAAAGAAATtgccaaatagcaattacagcagATAGATCGAGAAGATGGCGCCCAAGCAGACAagataggatggaaacccgaagaggACGACGaggacatcattcttgatccccaaCAGCCGGAAAAGACGGCTAAAATTGGCTCACGATTAAGCCCAGacgagaaggaagaactcacaaTTTTCCTTAGGAAAAATTGAGATATCTTCGCATGGTCACCATCCGACATGCCTGGTATTGATCCTAAAGTGGCCTGCCACAAGCTGCACGTCGATCCAACTGCCAAACCAGTAATTCAAAAAAGAAGACATTTCGCTCCCGAACGAGTAGCAATCATCGAGGTAGAAATCGACAAACTATTGGAGGCCGGCttcatagaagaggtagcacacTCGGCATGGCTTGCTAATGTCGTACTAGTcaggaagaaagagaagggcaaatggagggtttgcgtagactacactgacctcaacaaagcatgcccaaaagaCCATTATCCTGTCCCCCGGATTGATCTAttagtagattcaacttctggAAACCAGTTACTTAGTTTCTTAGACGCATACTCcggctacaaccaaatagccatgcatgagcccgacaaggagaaaactgCGTTTGTGATAGAGCGAGGCacttactgctacaaggtcatgccttttggcctcaagaacgcgggagccacttaccaaaggctagtaaatatgatgttcaaaaagcaaattggggtaaccatggaggtctatgtCGACGATATCATGGTAAAGGGCAAGCAGCGATCAGATCACATTCGTAATTTAGCAGAAGCTTTCAATATCCTTAGAaggtacaagatgaagctcaaccccACCAAGTGCACGTTTGGAGTATCTTCAGGTCgattcctagggtacttagtaacccaacgaggaattgaagcacatcccaagcaaatccaagcaatcatagagatgaaatctccaactaccttgaaggagatccaaagcttgaccggaCGAGCAGCCGCCGCCCTCAATCGCTTCCTCTCACGATCCACCGATCGATGCAAACCCTTTTTCAAAGCTATTAGGAGGGCACAAAGAAACAAATGGGATGAAGAATGCGAAAAAGCTTTCCAAGACTTGAAGAGttatctcacatcacctcccttactatccaagccggaagcagcggaggatttatatatttatttggcAGTTTTCGAGGTAGCAGTGAGCTCTGctctcatacgagaagagctgggggcccaactgccggtattctacacttctaaagctcttctcgatgcggaaacaagatatccgaagattgaaaaattaattttggcgttagttgttgcggctcggaagctcagaccctactttcaagctcatacagTCATTGTTATGACTCAATATCCCTTACGATCAATATTACATGGTCCGGACgcttctcaacgagtgatgaaatgggcattggaacttggccaatatggTTTAGTTTTCCAACCTCGCACAgcgataaaggcccaagccttagCAGATTTCGTGGCAGAATTCACACCTAGCCTAGGCAACGCAACAGTGCGGCCCAACGACGCCCCAGAAGCAGCAGAGAGTACCTTAGCCACACTTACTCCATCCAATAAAGATTTCTGGAACTTGCATGTCGACGGTGCATCCAACTATAAAGGCTCGGGAGCAGGTGTAGTTCTTGTTACTCCAGATGgctcaatgctcgagcaggcgatcactctaggtttcaaagcatccaataacgaagcagagtacgaggctCTACTAGCGGGCttccgaatggcaaaagacttggcggtgaagaaactcgcaattcattctgattcccaactaatcaccagccaggctACTGGGGAATACACGGCAAAACACCCAAGGATGGCATAATACCTAGAGAAAGTACGCCAGCAGCTTGaagcatttcagacttacactctcactcaagtCTCACGGGCAGACAATGCACATGCAGATGCACTAGCTGGTTTAGGCTCCGCCCTTGACCACCAATTCAAACGCTCCATTCCggtggaatatctagacaagccaagcatagagatgAAGTCGATAGCcgaagtgtcacaggttagtgtaACTCCCACTTGGCAAAGTCCAATTATAGACTACTTGGTCAACGGCACATTACCCACAGAAAGATTGGAGTCAAGGAAGCTCCAAATTAAGTCGGCACGCTACTATATGTGGAATGGCATTCTCGTCCGAAGATCCTACACcggaccacatctccgctgcctggcacctcccgatgacttgaaggttctaagctcaatccacgaaggcgtttgtgggaatcactctggaggtcgatccttagcccaaaaggctcttaacgcatgctattactggcctaccatgcaccaagatgctaaagagttagtacaaaagtgcgacCGTTGCCAACGCTACAAACCAGTACCAGCACTACCCGCCAGTGAGCTACACCGCAAACGAgtccttggccattcatgcaatgggcaatcgacctggtaggGCCTATGCCGCCTGCTTCGGGgggcagatgcatgatgatcgtggcaaccgactatttcaccaaatgggtagaagcagaacCCATGACAACCACGACTCAGATGGACATATAGCGctttatatggaggaacatcatttgccgatttggcatccctcaatccatcgtcactgacaacggtcctcaatttgtgggaaaagatttggcaaagttcttccaaaaatacggcatcaaacaacacatgtccacaccaagatatcctcaaggcaatgggcaagccgaagcatccaacaagacgatcatcgactgcctcaagaaatccctcaccgaTAAAAAGGGAAAACGGCCAGATGAGCTTCCAGgatgtttatgggcatatcgcaccaccaaaagacgagcaaccggtgaAACCCCTTTCTCTTTGGCGTTTGGTTCGGAAGCAATCATACCTCCCAACATCATCGTGCCAAGCATCAACACTCTATTGCCAAACGTTGAGCAGAACAGTAAAGAAATGGCCACAGAtttagatctggcagaagaAAGGCGCGAACAAaccatcacccgcatcgcagcctaccagcagcagctcatttccagctacaacaaaagggccaagatccggcagttccaaccCGGAgacctagtcctaagaaaagctttCATCACTGCCCGCAGAGAAGGCTCGAAAAAAATGgaccccatctgggaaggtccttaCAAGATCAACAGAGTCGGCGGCAAAGGCAGTTATACTCTTGCCACCATGAATGATAAAGAGATCGAGAAGcaatggaacgcctacaatttgAGGAAATACCATGTGTGACTTCACACTATATCAAGACTCGAGCATctcaacgggcaccacctcGTAAACCGAAGACTATCCAATCATCATGCAGTTTTTGCAACCAAGTTATTtgctcattttatttttcaataaagaatTCAAAAGCAATTTGTAATTCGGCTTTAATATATGTCTACAAcaacttatttctttctgcacttcaaaagaagattacACCCCCCAAGGGACCAACTGTGCTCTCCAAGGAGGGAGGATAAACtcaacactccgaatatccagacgtggatgagc
Protein-coding sequences here:
- the LOC139193448 gene encoding uncharacterized protein, giving the protein MVDNGSAVNLLQLSVIQKMGLESTIIRRAEVLTGFNGHTSTAIGHIILEVKTPPVVSKQTFTIVSDPSPYNGILGRPWLIKLDAVTSVKYQKIRFRIPGGGVGEIKSDQVSSRRCTVQMLKETKKKTFTPVEVTEVQKGKEIAK
- the LOC139193447 gene encoding uncharacterized protein, with the translated sequence MRDFRRNEMVDEALRRNMTNMSRSPFADEIEQAEPPRKFSMPHFTSFKGDGDPERHLKHYRNAMVLYRNNDALMCKIFATTLQGEAQDWFHTLPARSIQNFDDLSLVFTKEYSSYRSIKKKSDHLFNVKKNPKESLRDYVKRFKAEKVKIVGCDNSIASAAFQKGLPADHPLFGEMIMKEDLTLADSFALAEKHALWDEARQAEKAPEQPRKELVAAQKKDEKQPNKGRQEFKRRDRPTTKEGPMTNNYSKFSIPIHQILRDVKNEPWFKLPKQSKGDTSKLDHTKYCAFHRGPGHTTNDCYTWKNYLEKLVKEGKVNRYLDKPAEQPKRNADGDDEPPTKTIRINGIFAESEHLGATNNSKKRKIQQALLISQVHAVDT